One segment of Plasmodium vivax chromosome 14, whole genome shotgun sequence DNA contains the following:
- a CDS encoding hypothetical protein, conserved (encoded by transcript PVX_123305A) translates to MEGKICSKNPPCLLCQSVRRTFLFSFYHTTKMKHKVKRDIIKCKKKLENSIKALEEKILRLEIEYHQNCNVNGGNLMKGWDNYLRKAPLEPLCFKTFRDDYGDAYIERMLSLTSCTSPAAAFFQSENAEKGKHNH, encoded by the coding sequence ATGGAGGGCAAAATATGTAGTAAAAACCCCCCTTGCTTACTCTGCCAAAGCGTTCGTCGTaccttccttttctccttttaccACACGACCAAAATGAAGCATAAAGTGAAACGTGATATAATCAAatgcaaaaagaaattggAGAACTCCATCAAAGctttggaagaaaaaattttaagacTCGAAATAGAATATCACCAAAATTGTAATGTGAATGGAGGGAATTTAATGAAAGGCTGGGATAACTACTTGAGGAAGGCACCCCTGGAACCCCTATGCTTTAAAACGTTTCGAGATGACTACGGCGACGCGTACATAGAGCGGATGCTCTCCCTAACCTCTTGTACCTCCCCGGCGGCTGCTTTCTTTCAAAGTGAGAACgcggaaaaggggaagcataACCATTAA
- a CDS encoding hypothetical protein, conserved (encoded by transcript PVX_123310A): MIIDMDRYNANEEKNSNFITHKKSVDENMNSRSRKSSFIEFQYDKVVNNVLGLFKKQNKQRFLSTSSALRNDMQEQILSSRLFLDLCEDREILLHKILKKINILNLIYFRFLKESDIDDVFDLHKEIFPVKYHSDFYFSICNFADDKVIDDEVTRVVEKIARSLNGSEGGKRHDGVVNRGALNRGVVNRGVVNRGGGVRVRGGSNGDGCAVSRGGGSANQLSPTPLVEKNDQAVKERSTSPRNDDDHKMKGKKTDGGAETEKISDCNDDDLDNISNKKLVNSEDYNSSNRSVDTDNDGKKRIDKKWKEEEIFSIGAFLPFSFIDYINSDHVTKFLKSKTIEKVSEKEILLDYIKFMDDSNRARNGGSDANSAHTAQSVDSTQSIDTAHSDDRCHSDDRCQSDDPCHSDDRCQSDDPCQSDDPSQSDGHIQPDGRVKSAGCSPSAGRSNGRRQPPSKLRTKSSNLANSSTKCLPTICFSQSAQNDSPVSKAKGEMYSSDKHRDSKHGASRSAKKATPHSWVSYGNGHNMCRYNGTHLEEYIKKKEILKEEKNHVEHKKESTASDQLDDKNRDKRNSFKKEEYIKKYPPSEEETEKDTKRDGAHSRKGSSNWVSTPQKDTGVGGVRSGEIVGGGESGQTHRGAQFSSYLGNLHNNMYDDNNRNIQNIYRQLKEKNIEYEERGNPILGAENVISRLRDKICLNKETLNLYNRNKKRVKKDYLVGSVSNLINYQDARNEKDFINIYNHYKKKTNNSKKGKNYLKYVYDSSLNFLENYIPLDKNANSSGREKTTSIFPSNNLKKTDQNELFNGSTVHTNGRSDKMKTQSSGMLNQNGEKVPNCSSHPFDQEKKALVHLHNVLNDLSVLRTQHINKDTKFEKKLYEEIYMNENIKTMTKKYIKKKINSIYILTVGISEYFRGLNLASYLIEYTVFYFYFIIYRIFLYKSKFYCYIDNDMFYSISTSHLRDEHQDDFFDEGLLTDNTSDDFYSILSDEKSFSDREYKRKSLNGKEDTFIWEIMNCLEAERKPSDGERSGPRSSLHEQVEEQKNEKNCANRNDCSQKDDFVTAQTDDENNEAASNFKNKPPLGGNYPTQQNAHQADQHGNGRRESYQMGDNSPLSFKTYKMNNLSSHANHANRQKNKWGTEKSKNYSISNGVLRECYKQIILNDYLHHLYVIIQNKNAEMLAEKGTQKGESQRRDHPFPPFFKFPLFKNPLYCSSLNNKMLDFFLNNFCAFNLKNRPFFHLKNVNAKKACLDYNDDDVSLPLYMYLHVIDYNKAAINLYNKLSFDYICTYDNFYDINKMTFSSYLYAYFF; encoded by the coding sequence aTGATTATTGATATGGATAGGTATAATGCTAATGAGGAGAAGAATTCGAATTTTATAACCCATAAAAAGAGTGTTgatgaaaatatgaattcTAGAAGTAGAAAAAGTAGTTTTATTGAATTCCAATACGACAAGGTTGTAAATAATGTGTTAGGATTATTCAAGAAACAGAACAAGCAAAGATTTCTGTCAACGTCATCTGCCTTACGCAATGACATGCAAGAGCAAATTTTAAGCTCTCGCTTATTCCTAGACTTATGTGAAGATAGGGAGATACtcttacataaaatattaaaaaaaataaatattttgaatttaatttattttcgctttttaaaagaatctGACATTGATGACGTATTCGATTTGCACAAGGAGATCTTTCCCGTAAAGTACCACTCCGATTTTTACTTCAGCATTTGTAATTTTGCCGATGATAAAGTGATAGACGATGAGGTTACAAGAGTCGTTGAGAAGATTGCCCGCTCCCTCAATGGCAGCGAGGGCGGCAAACGGCACGACGGCGTAGTGAATAGGGGTGCACTGAACAGAGGTGTAGTGAACAGGGGTGTAGTGAACCGGGGTGGAGGCGTACGGGTcagagggggaagcaacgGAGACGGTTGCGCTGTATCGCGTGGAGGAGGCAGCGCTAACCAGTTAAGCCCAACCCCCCTGGTGGAGAAAAATGACCAGGCGGTAAAGGAGCGCAGTACCTCGCCGCGAAATGACGATGATcacaaaatgaaaggaaagaaaaccGACGGAGGAGCAGAAACTGAGAAAATTTCAGACTGCAACGACGATGATTTAGATAacatttcaaataaaaaattagtaaaCTCGGAGGATTACAATTCGTCAAATCGTTCCGTAGACACAGATAATgatgggaagaaaagaatagataaaaagtggaaggaagaggaaatttTCTCCATTGGTgccttccttcccttttcatttattgATTATATAAACAGTGATCATGTTACTAAATTTCTGAAGAGTAAAACGATAGAAAAGGTGAGTGAAAAGGAGATCCTACTAGATTATATCAAATTTATGGACGACAGTAATAGGGCACGTAATGGTGGAAGCGACGCAAATTCGGCGCACACAGCCCAGTCAGTGGACTCCACGCAGTCGATCGACACGGCCCATTCGGATGACCGCTGCCATTCGGATGACCGCTGCCAGTCGGACGACCCCTGCCATTCGGACGACCGCTGCCAGTCGGACGACCCCTGCCAGTCGGACGACCCCAGCCAGTCGGATGGTCATATACAGCCGGATGGTCGTGTCAAGTCTGCTGGGTGCTCCCCTTCAGCGGGCAGATCAAATGGCAGAAGACAACCGCCTAGTAAGCTCCGCACCAAGTCAAGCAATTTGGCAAACTCATCTACTAAGTGTTTGCCCACCATTTGTTTCTCGCAAAGCGCCCAGAATGATTCCCCTGTGAGTaaagcaaaaggagaaatgTATAGCAGTGATAAGCACAGGGATAGTAAACACGGCGCTAGTAGGAGTGCAAAGAAGGCCACGCCCCACAGCTGGGTCAGCTACGGAAATGGACACAATATGTGCAGGTACAACGGAACGCACCTGgaagaatatataaaaaaaaaggaaatcttaaaggaagagaaaaaccACGTAGaacataaaaaggagagcacTGCGAGCGACCAACTGGATGATAAAAATAGAGATAAACGTAACAGtttcaaaaaggaggagtacATTAAGAAGTACCCCCCATCAGAGGAGGAAACGGAAAAGGATACGAAGCGGGACGGTGCCCACAGCCGTAAGGGTAGCAGCAATTGGGTGTCTACCCCCCAGAAGGACACTGGTGTGGGAGGCGTGAGAAGCGGCGAAATCGTGGGAGGTGGCGAAAGTGGGCAGACGCACCGTGGCGCGCAGTTCAGCAGCTACCTAGGCAACCTCCACAACAACATGTATGATGACAATAATCGGAACATTCAAAACATTTACAGACagttgaaggaaaaaaacatagaATACGAAGAGAGAGGTAACCCAATTCTTGGGGCAGAAAATGTGATAAGTCGACTGAGAGATAAAATATGCCTAAACAAAGAAACGCTCAATTTGTACAATCGTAATAAAAAGAGAGTGAAAAAAGACTACCTCGTTGGGAGTGTGTCAAATTTGATTAACTACCAAGATGCTAGAAACGAAAAGgatttcataaatatatataaccattataaaaaaaaaacgaataactcaaaaaaggggaagaactaCTTAAAATATGTGTACGATTCGTCTTTGAACTTTTTAGAGAATTATATCCCGCTAGATAAAAATGCGAATTCCAGcgggagggaaaaaacgacAAGCATCTTCCCATCCAATAATCTGAAAAAGACGGATCAAAATGAGCTATTCAACGGGAGCACAGTCCatacaaatggaagaagtgataaaatgaaaacccAGTCGAGCGGTATGCTaaaccaaaatggggaaaaggtACCTAACTGCTCCTCCCATCCGTTCgatcaggaaaaaaaagcactcGTACATCTGCACAACGTGCTGAACGACTTATCCGTTTTGCGGACTCAACATATCAATAAAGATacaaaatttgaaaagaaattgTATGAAGAAATTTACATGAATGAAAATATCAAAACGATGaccaaaaaatacattaaaaaaaaaatcaacagtatttacattttaacaGTGGGAATAAGTGAGTACTTTAGGGGACTGAACTTAGCTTCCTACCTCATTGAATACACCGTGTTTTATTTCTACTTCATCATTTACAGAATATTTCTCTACAAGAGTAAATTTTACTGCTACATTGATAACGATATGTTTTATAGCATTTCGACTAGCCATCTGAGGGACGAACACCAAGACGATTTTTTCGACGAGGGTTTACTCACGGACAACACGTCGGACGATTTCTACTCCATTCTAAGTGATGAGAAATCGTTCTCCGATAGGGAATACAAGAGGAAGAGCTTAAATGGAAAGGAAGACACGTTCATATGGGAAATAATGAACTGCTTAGAAGCGGAAAGGAAACCATCCGATGGGGAACGAAGTGGTCCTAGGAGCAGTTTGCACGAACAGGTGGAGGAacagaaaaacgaaaaaaactgTGCCAATCGGAATGACTGTTCGCAGAAAGACGATTTCGTCACTGCGCAAACGGATGACGAGAACAACGAAGCGGCAtccaattttaaaaataagccCCCCCTTGGTGGTAATTACCCAACTCAGCAGAACGCTCATCAAGCGGACCAACATGGGAATGGCAGAAGGGAGAGTTATCAAATGGGGGACAACTCCCCCCTTTCTTTTAAAAcgtacaaaatgaacaacttGAGTAGTCACGCCAATCATGCAAACAGACAGAAAAACAAGTGGGGCACCGAAAAGTCCAAAAATTATAGCATTTCGAATGGAGTTCTACGGGAGTGTTACAAACAAATCATACTGAATGATTATTTGCACCACCTGTATGTTattattcaaaataaaaacgcgGAGATGTTAGCAGAGAAGGGGacacaaaagggagagtCTCAGAGAAGAGACCACCCTTTCCCTCCGTTCTTTAAATTCCCCCTATTTAAAAATCCCCTGTACTGCTCAAGCCTTAACAATAAAATgctggatttttttttaaacaatttttgTGCCTTCAATTTGAAAAACAGACCATTTTTCCAcctaaaaaatgtgaatgcaAAAAAGGCCTGCTTGGATTATAATGATGATGATGTGTCCCTGCCTCTGTACATGTACCTACATGTGATTGATTATAACAAAGCGGCCATAAATTTGTACAACAAGCTAAGCTTCGACTATATTTGCACGTATgacaatttttatgatataaacaaaatgaccTTCTCTTCCTATTTGTATGCGTATTTCTTTTAG
- a CDS encoding hypothetical protein, conserved (encoded by transcript PVX_123315A): MFVLKIGFPKLEMGRSSRKGTFFFNTASESNVKFGRKSGDTNEKCGNEPHFEGKIPPNFENLNLQNLNNREVIYYLGYCSKNKLLKLDLLNSTMKELHSLVLNSVNCISTDFHQNKKNILNPKCYQEGVKNVPKKPFFDIHDLVKVYLNICYINSYFFLKTKREKHGDSGCVVFLQSCGLKDGTTNGYQSIKKEAPLNEKKNVKKCQGSARNGNDDVENFPPKDNKFIYTNTENRNVEASTQFVCNEHVKNIFHVLSIFFLQNVNILNDHYLCRIFYGYNKSKFVNERYLNNLSFEIIKRIKKIRTYHLYLILMNSHYLTYVDKTFVKILLIHIVNKLSQLPCEAMCQVLPVVPLFIHSEKLTYKINVIYAKKIASFNQVSHAVSLFKKMVQWKMISQKNIFLSFSHLNRFMKVRKGPFKADVQRGTSLHRGKAKEGGITPEPPSQTPQDEQMINNVVTKFDPFDGRVTRYDDIKFPVGNTSRGGSNPSEDYPNGGGPPQKGSGSAASAGGFSPPAEETFSFEQELMRCSATAPREKNPGVKFGRESFGRKSSGSENPREDAARTHEGDNLLFNLKLIEMHLRHDFKNIYCLLPSDYKNFLQKIRTLPCSVKKNMQGEKEIYILKKYMKMLNYEFITFCHGPYVLHICDPFYKIYLEWENGWKLYPLYQQNAERNFRESKISHLRKEGFSEILICHDAFANCPSEEEKMNYLSSVLQHTKFSKCSPTICGAAAVAPPPVVSQEIYL, encoded by the coding sequence ATGTTTGTCTTAAAAATTGGATTCCCCAAACTCgaaatgggaagaagcagcaggaagggaacttttttcttcaacaCTGCAAGTGAGTCAAATGTCAAATTTGGAAGAAAGTCTGGGGACACAAATGAGAAATGCGGAAATGAACCCCATTTTGAGGGGAAAATTCCCCCCAactttgaaaatttaaatttacaaaatttaaataacagGGAAGTGATATACTACCTAGGATACTGCAGCAAAAATAAGTTACTAAAATTGGACCTCTTAAATTCGACGATGAAAGAATTGCACAGCTTAGTGTTAAATAGCGTTAACTGCATTTCTACTGATTTTcaccaaaataaaaaaaatatattaaatccAAAGTGTTACCAGGAGGGGGTGAAAAACGTCCCAAAGAAACCCTTTTTCGACATTCACGATTTGGTAAAGGTTTATTTAAACATTTGTTACattaattcatatttttttttgaagacaAAACGGGAAAAGCATGGCGACAGCGGTTGTGTAGTTTTTCTCCAAAGTTGTGGCCTTAAAGATGGCACTACAAATGGATACCAGTCaatcaaaaaggaggcacccttaaatgagaaaaaaaatgtgaagaagtgtCAAGGAAGCGCACGGAATGGAAACGACGACGTAGAGAACTTCCCCCCAAAAGAcaacaaatttatttacaccAATACTGAGAACAGGAACGTGGAAGCGTCTACTCAGTTTGTGTGCAACgaacatgtaaaaaatatatttcatgtgttatccattttttttcttcaaaatgtgaaCATTCTGAATGACCATTATTTGTGTCGAATTTTTTACGGGTACAATAAAAGCAAATTTGTGAATGAGCGATATTTGAACAATTTAAGTTTTGAGATTAtcaaaaggataaaaaaaatcaggaCATACCATTTGTATTTAATACTGATGAATTCGCACTATCTCACTTATGTGGACAAaacttttgtaaaaattttacttattcATATTGTTAATAAACTTTCCCAATTGCCCTGTGAAGCCATGTGCCAAGTTTTACCTGTCGTCCCCTTATTCATTCACTCGGAAAAACTTACCTACAAAATTAATGTCATATATGCCAAGAAAATTGCCAGCTTTAATCAAGTCAGCCATGCTGTTAgcttgtttaaaaaaatggtacagTGGAAAATGATATCccagaaaaatattttcctcaGCTTTAGCCATTTAAACAGGTTTATGAAAGTCAGAAAGGGGCCCTTCAAGGCGGATGTCCAAAGGGGAACTTCCCTCCATCGtgggaaagcaaaagaagGGGGAATAACCCCCGAGCCGCCCTCCCAGACGCCGCAAGACGAACAAATGATAAACAACGTAGTGACAAAGTTTGACCCATTTGACGGGAGGGTCACACGTTACGATGATATAAAATTTCCAGTAGGAAATACctcaagggggggaagcaacccTTCAGAGGATTACCCCAATGGTGGAGGGCCCCCTCAGAAGGGCAGTGGCAGTGCAGCGTCGGCGGGGGGATTTTCTCCCCCGGCGGAGGAAACGTTTTCATTTGAACAGGAGCTGATGAGGTGTAGCGCAACTGCCCCCAGGGAAAAGAACCCCGGCGTAAAATTTGGAAGAGAAAGCTTTGGAAGAAAAAGCTCTGGAAGTGAAAACCCCCGCGAGGACGCGGCGCGAACGCACGAGGGGGACAACCTCCTCTTCAACCTGAAACTGATCGAAATGCACCTGAGACACGacttcaaaaatatatactgcCTCCTCCCGAGTGATTACAAAAACTTCCTTCAAAAAATTAGGACCCTTCCATGTAGcgttaagaaaaatatgcaaggagaaaaagaaatttacattttaaagaaatatatgaaaatgctaaattatgaatttattacattttgcCATGGCCCCTACGTGCTGCATATTTGTGACCccttttacaaaatttaccTGGAGTGGGAAAATGGATGGAAATTATATCCACTGTATCAGCAAAATGCGGAAAGAAATTTCCGAGAAAGTAAAATCAGTCACCTGAGAAAGGAAGGGTTTAGCGAAATTCTCATTTGCCATGATGCCTTTGCGAATTGTCCaagtgaggaagaaaaaatgaactatCTCAGCTCCGTTTTGCAGCACACAAAATTTTCCAAGTGTAGCCCCACCATTTGTGGGGCAGCCGCGGTTGCGCCCCCGCCCGTGGTGTCTCAGGAGATTTACCTCTGA
- a CDS encoding hypothetical protein, conserved (encoded by transcript PVX_123320A) encodes MEEGLSTMKKIKSNMSKICFNRSNKLNGDFKDDQIEIILDNKNITPKPIYFNFQETETKKSFDQIDYLLKQFDDKNEFIDQKGSTTKATDEANHIGDIIDGESKCGRGEQGSVEVEDQEGGPKGIQYEEDILKSYDEIRLSESETINLLNIPNMLNDTEEEKKAIEEKNQRYEKLINNDESNYINKTMQTLNVFRKNKDVYVSTINKQNKSSQTNLHELHKLTIRNPSDISELLHKKFLKYRNKKLKKIMDEYGDSLNINERVILKKNMWVQVVDKNLVDNKQTTIIPKSFYKSKKNNTSLFNTLFSTKNMSRTLSNKSRTFRTRSKFKNMKTMKFLTSSFSEDEYLIKSIIKRKREQTDASPEGPEDTEDSANVIPWKINNQKKNLNKGSFVHILKNMEKYVVQNVYYYEQMLYKNIRLSYLNDKRKNNKVKMFDGENYDALTNPNINYRRKKTIIRMKIKMNFKKAINFYKISKCVDTASTGEMHEQGSAPPQEGDPQWATHVDLLKRVAVLSKGKKKKIGRQISAIKLRTQIRKKAARRTGKGARNKVSNQAADQTEKTAEMQGDGKNAPDPVCNANEANKTEDGKSEGDHQIFDIIANEESNEDKIKKISTLILDDVLKTNCNDEKKKQILEKENIEKKKISHVLRKKEKFTSIRGNRIKFVSEVRQDEGAFMYGDEGMFTCDDDDHFMRKDDTQNGHNTYMGEYTQEGDAHGKANKSNQLYKLKGKKYIKNISIDKLFQFHYNKLEKIVTSIDTNKFYEDYITASYSSTLDIGSFQNSKGNVAIFSYINPTYPLRLYDINSSVLKISYSNNNPNLLVATLSNGHINIYDTRSSDQLAVLKSTSIKNYHENCYEPIYDICFKSNYMASNTQESIFYSAHENGHVYQWTIEKELKNKEILYLKNKKNDLYQGLSSVFENKNLSNKPFNSSLTCIDIDNYMNHDEDFIISTINREDAKQLGHKQKRYDHSGESIPKYDLKEQSKGAPNNAASHEVGANEIEATVDAAGEQYTKRISREEELLNHYKNVTENIIDKKIKPTHSYYYLGTKNGLIYRCNSCYQKSYLNYYVAHFGAVNKIKINKFDHDIFLSAGEDCTVKLWHKFSNKQITTFKSKNSFSSINDILWMPNNSTSFFCCSDDGRVELWDFNFLSKDPLIIFYPNVVEASKIICLKMFNQKDILLCGDNLANVSMIKIKNLVDMGLDDYEQKMKLTDCLKCLDTYDYF; translated from the exons ATGGAGGAAGGATTGAGCACcatgaaaaaaatcaaaagcaACATGAGCAAGATTTGCTTCAATAGGTCCAACAAGCTGAACGGGGATTTTAAGG atgACCAAATTGAAATAATCCTCGACAACAAAAACATAACGCCAAAGCCGATATACTTCAATTTTCAAGAAACGGAAACGAAGAAATCTTTCGACCAAATAG ACTACTTACTTAAACAGTTCGAtgacaaaaatgaatttatcGACCAGAAGGGAAGCACGACCAAAGCAACCGATGAAGCTAATCACATAGGAGATATAATTGATGGAGAGTCAAAATGTGGACGGGGGGAGCAGGGATCCGTTGAGGTAGAAGACCAGGAAGGGGGTCCAAAAGGCATTCAGTACGAAGAGGATATTTTAAAATCGTACGATG AAATCCGGCTGAGCGAATCAGAAACGATCAACCTGCTGAACATCCCCAATATGCTGAACGAcacggaggaggaaaaaaaggccatcgaagaaaaaaaccaaaGATACGAAAAACTGATTAACAATGACGAAAGCAATTACATAAACAAAACCATGCAGACATTAAATGTGTTCAGAAAGAACAAGGACGTCTACGTCTCCACCATCAACAAGCAGAACAAAAGTTCCCAGACGAATTTACACGAACTGCACAAGTTGACCATAAGGAACCCATCGGACAT ATCCGAGCTGCTGCACAAGAAATTTCTAAAATATAGAAacaaaaagctaaaaaagaTCATGGACGAATACGGAGACTCGCTAAACATTAACGAAAGagtcattttgaagaagaacatGTGGGTTCAGGTCGTTGACAAGAATTTAGTAGATAACAAGCAGACGACGATCATACCCAAATCGTTTTATAAGTCcaagaaaaataatacgtCCCTTTTTAATACGCTCTTTTccacaaaaaatatgtctCGAACGTTGTCAAATAAAAGTAGGACGTTCAGAACTAGgagcaaatttaaaaatatgaaaacgatgaaatttttaacaa GCAGCTTCAGCGAGGACGAATACCTAATCAAGTCGATcatcaaaaggaaaagggagcaAACGGACGCGTCCCCGGAAGGGCCAGAAGACACTGAGGACAGCGCAAATGTTATCCCATGGAAAATAAACaaccagaaaaaaaacctaaACAAGGGGTCCTTTGtgcatatattaaaaaatatggaaaagtACGTAGTACAAAATGTGTATTATTACGAGCAAATGCTGTACAAGAACATCCGCCTGAGTTACCTAAATgataagagaaaaaataacaaagtgAAAATGTTCGACGGGGAGAACTACGACGCCCTTACGAACCCAAACATTAACTACAGGAGGAAAAAGACGATCATCaggatgaaaataaaaatgaatttcaaAAAGGCAATTaacttttacaaaattagCAAATGCGTTGATACTGCTAGTACGGGAGAGATGCACGAGCAGGGAAGTGCTCCCCCCCAGGAGGGAGACCCCCAGTGGGCTACTCACGTGGACCTGCTCAAACGAGTAGCTGTTCTgtccaaggggaagaagaaaaaaatagggcGACAAATTTCAGCTATAAAGTTGAGGACACAAATCAGGAAAAAGGCCGCAAGGAGAACGGGGAAAGGAGCCCGCAATAAAGTGTCAAACCAAGCGGCGGATCAGACAGAAAAGACAGCTGAAATGCAGGGAGATGGTAAGAACGCGCCCGATCCAGTGTGCAACGCAAATGAAGCGAATAAAACTGAAGATGGCAAAAGCGAGGGAGACCACCAAATTTTCGATATCATTGCAAATGAAGAAAGCaatgaagataaaataaaaaaaatcagcacACTGATTTTAGATGatgttttaaaaactaactgcaatgatgaaaaaaaaaaacaaattttggaaaaagaaaacatagaaaaaaaaaagatatccCATGTGCTGAGGAAGAAAGAGAAGTTCACCTCCATCAGAGGGAACAGAATAAAGTTCGTATCGGAGGTGAGACAAGACGAGGGCGCGTTTATGTACGGCGACGAGGGCATGTTCACATGTGACGATGACGATCACTTCATGCGCAAAGATGATacgcaaaatgggcataACACCTACATGGGGGAGTATACACAAGAGGGGGACGCACATGGGAAGGCCAATAAAAGCAACCAGCTGTACAAactgaagggaaaaaaatacatcaaaaatatttccatCGACAAGCTGTTCCAATTTCATTATaacaaattagaaaaaatagtgaCATCTATCGATACgaacaaattttatgaagACTACATAACAGCTAGCTATTCGAGCACACTAGACATTGGAAGCTTCCAAAATAGCAAAGGAAACGTTGCCATCTTTAGTTACATCAACCCAACCTACCCCCTAAGGCTGTATGATATAAATTCAAGTGTTCTCAAAATTAGCTACTCGAATAATAACCCCAATCTGCTAGTTGCCACCTTGTCCAATGgacacataaatatttacgaCACTAGAAGTAGTGACCAGCTAGCCGTTTTGAAATCTACtagcataaaaaattatcacgAGAACTGTTATGAACCCATATATGACATTTGCTTTAAGAGCAACTACATGGCTAGCAATACGCAAGAAAGTATTTTCTACTCTGCACATGAAAATGGGCATGTGTACCAGTGGACTATagaaaaggaattaaaaaataaagaaattttatacctaaaaaataaaaagaatgatTTGTATCAAGGCCTCTCATCAgtatttgaaaataaaaacctcTCCAATAAACCATTTAACTCTTCCCTAACTTGCATTGACATAGACAATTACATGAACCACGATGAGGACTTTATCATCAGCACCATAAATAGGGAGGATGCAAAACAGCTCGGTCATAAGCAAAAACGTTACGACCATTCGGGCGAGAGCATTCCAAAATATGATCTTAAGGAACAGAGCAAGGGCGCCCCAAACAATGCAGCTTCGCATGAAGTAGGGGCCAACGAAATTGAAGCAACGGTCGATGCTGCCGGGGAACAATACACGAAACGCATATCTAGGGAGGAAGAACTGCTAAAccattacaaaaatgttacgGAAAACATCATTgacaagaaaataaaaccgACTCATTCGTACTACTACCTCG gcacaaaaaatggcCTAATATACAGGTGCAATAGCTGCTATCAAAAGTCGTACTTAAATTATTACGTTGCCCATTTCGGGGCtgtaaacaaaataaaaataaacaaattcgACCACGACATTTTCCTAAGTGCCGGGGAAGACTGCACAGTCAAGTTGTGGCACAAATTTTCGAACAAACAAATCACCACTTTTAAGTCCAAGAATTCGTTCAGCTCCATCAACGATATATTATG GATGCCCAACAATTCCACGTCCTTCTTCTGCTGCTCGGATGATGGCCGCGTGGAATTATGGgacttcaattttttgtccAAGGACCCCCTGATCATTTTCTACCCCAACGTGGTTGAGGCGTCTAAAATTATATGCCTCAA GATGTTCAACCAGAAGGACATTTTACTGTGCGGAGATAACCTGGCGAACGTTTCGAtgatcaaaataaaaaatttggtcGACATGGGGTTAGACGACTATGAACAGAAGATGAAGTTGACGGACTGTCTCAAGTGTTTGGATACCTACGACTATTTCTGA